ATCAGGTGGTAGGCCTGCTCCATGCGCTCGAACATGCTGACCATGCCCGAGGGCGCATAGCCGGCATGGGTCATCACATTGAAGCCGACGCGGTCGGCCTCGCGCTCCATGTCGCGCGAGAAGCTCAGCGAGGCCGCGGCGGCGGCCGCCTGGCTGCCGACGATGACGGCCTGCACCGCATTGCCGTTGCCGGCGCGCGAGGCCGCCAGCAGGCCGGCGATCAGGCCGGCCGTGGCCAGCAGGCTGTTGCGCGAATCGCCGGCCAGGCGGCGCGCGATATGGCGCTGGGTCACATGCGAGAGTTCATGCGCCAGCACCGAGGCCAGTTCGTCCGGCGCGCCGGTCATCGCGATCAGGCCCAGGTGCACGCCGACGAAGCCGCCCGGCAGCGCGAAGGCGTTGACGCTGCGGTCGCGCACCAGGAAGGTCTCCCAGGCGAAGCGCCCGTCGGTGTCGTCGCCGATCTGGCCCAGCGCCTTGCCCGAGGCCACCAGCGGCGCCCACAGCGCCTGCACATATTCCAGCAGCAGCGGGTCGTCCAGATAGTCCGGATCGATGCGGATCTGGCGCATGATCTGATCGCCGAAGCGGCGCTCGTCATTGACGTCCAGATCCTGCGAGACCGCATCGCCCAGCGCGGGCAGATTGACCTGCGCATGCAGCGGGGTCACGAGCGACAGGGCGGCCGCGAGGGCCACCGCCAGGCGGCGCGGCCGGTTCATCAGGCTAGTCAAGGGCGATCTCCAGAATCACGCGGCGCAAAGTCAGGGCTCTTATGATGACAGGGCTTTCGTTGCCCGATTATTGCCGCTGCCAAGACCATGACCTCTCCGCTGACTCATTTTGACGCCCAGGGCCAGGCCCATATGGTGGATGTGGCGGGCAAAGATGTGACGCATCGTGTCGCGCGCGCGGCCGGCCGCATCCGCATGCAGGCCGCCACCCTGGCGCTGATCACCGCCGGCACGGCCAAGAAGGGTGATGTGCTGGGCGTGGCCCGCATCGCCGCGATCCAGGCGGCCAAGCGCACCGCCGAGCTGATCCCGCTGTGCCACCCGCTGCCGATCACGCGCGTCAGCGTCGAGTTCGAGATCGACGCCGCAGCCGCCGCCGTCGACTGCATCGCCCAGGTCGAGACCCTGGGCCGCACCGGCGTCGAGATGGAGGCGCTGACCGCGGTGCAGATCGGCCTGCTGACCATCTACGACATGTGCAAGGCCGCCGACCGCGGCATGGTGATGGAGCGCATCCGCGTGCTGGAGAAGCAGGGCGGCAAGAGCGGCGACTGGGTCGCCGCCGTCTGACCGACTCACTCGGTCAGCGCATCTCGCGATAGGAATAGTCGCGCGACGGCGGCTGGCACTGGAAGGGCTCGGCCATGCCGGCCGCGCGCGTCTCCTCGCATTCGGCCAGCCAGTCCTCGGCCTGCTTGCTGCGAAACTCGCGCAGCCGCGCCACCACATAGCGCGCGCGGTCCACATCGCCGGTGGCGGCCAGCGACTTGGCCCAGGCCATCATCAGGCGCACATCGATCAGGTTGTGCGCCGTGCGCTTGGCCGCGGCCAGCGCCGCCGGCCCGGGCGGCAGGCTGGTGGCCGCCGCATAGTCGGCCTGGGTCGAGAAGAACACGCTGCGCTGGCCGCGCGCGATGCGCTGCTCCAGCGGCCCGGCATCGGCCGGCGGCACATAGATGTCGACCACATGCAGATAGTCCCAGACCGCGAACAGGCTGCCCGCCACCAGCAACGCGCCAACGCCACGCAGCAGCCAGGCCGGCAGCGTGAAGAAGCCGCGGCGCGGCGCGGCGGCCGCGGCGCTCGCGTCACCGCCCAGGCAGATGCCCAGCGCGAAGGCCGTCGGCAGCAGGAAATAGGCATACCAGAGCGGGTACTCCAGCAGGCTGTGCAGGCCGATCATCAGCACGATCATGAAGGCACAGCGCTTCATCAGCGCGGTCTCGCCGCTGGCGCGCTGACTGGCCCGGAAGGCCGACCAGACCGACCACAGCAGCAGCCCTAGCACCGTCAGCCCGAGCGGCCAGCCCAGCTCGACCAGCAGCTGCATCACGATGTTGTGCGTGTGATCGAAGAAGGCCGTCGGCCGGTCCGGAAATGGCGTCATCGTCCAGGCCAGGTTGAACTCGCCCCAGCCGACGCCGGTCCAGGGATGCATCTTCAGCAGGGTCCAGGCATTGGCCAGGATGGCCAGCCGCGATGGCGAGCCCGCCCCCTCGGCCAGCCGCGATTCCGCGCCGAAGGTGTGCTCGCCCAGGTGCGCCCAACCCGCCAGCAGCGCCCAGCTCGCGGCCAGCATCAGCGGCGTGGCCAGCAACGCGAAGCGCTGCGCCCGCGCCAGCTTGCGATCCAGCAGCCCCCACAGCGCCAGCAGCAACACGCCGATCATGCCGGTGCGCGAGGCGCTCAGCACGACACCGAACACCAGCGCGAACAACAGCGCCGGCAGCATCCAGGGCCGACGCAGCTTGCCCGCCGCCGACAACCACACCGCGGCGACGCAGGACCACATCAGCAGGCTGGCCAGATGGTTCGGCTGGCGCAGATTGCCGACCGCGCGGCCGGGGATGCCGGAGCGGGCGATCAGGGTGCCGTCGGAAAATTGAGGGGCGAAGACCTGGATGCATCCGATCAGCAGGCCGGCGAGGCCGGCCAGCAAGAGGCCGAAGCAGAAACCCGTCCAGAGCGGCGAGTGGCCATCGCCCGCGCCGCGACCAAATCGGACCATCGCCCAGCTTGCGCTCAGCAATGCCATCCCTTGCAAGGCAAGGGGTAAGGGCAAGGCATTGAACGAAGGCGAGGCCAGGACCGCAAGCAAAAGCAGCAACAAGGCGATCGACATCGCCCGGCCGACACCTAGCGGCACGCGTCGAGCCAGGAACAGCAGCAAGGTACCCCAAGCGGCCATCGCGAGCAGCTGGTTGAACAGCGTGGCGGACGGGGTGAGGTTGTAGGCCAGGAGCGGCGGCAATGCCGTCGCGAGAAACACCCCCAGCCATGCCGGGCCCGGTTGAGCAGAGGAAGAACAGTGCATGGGGCCGCATGATGGCATGGCGGCCGGGCGGCATCACCGCCCGATACTCAGAACCAACCGTCGCGCCAGAACCGGGGGCTGTAGTGCGTGGCTTCTTCAGGCTCAATGGCGCCTGTGATGCGCGCGGGCGGCTGCCAGAACTCCCGCCAGGAAACCGTGATCACATAGATCTGAATTGCCAGGAGCAGCAGCAACCCGATCGACATCACCTTGCTGCGCTTGCCCGAACTCACTCTTTCTTCTTCAACAGGGGCCTCGACCTGCATGCCATGCAGGCGCTGCTGCAGCAGCGCGACCGTCAGCACGATCCACAGCTGCGGCAAGGGCATGACGAAATTGCCCGAGAAACCGCCGTCCACCAGGGCACCGACCACCCCGACATAGCAGGCCAGCGCCAGCGGATCGGGTTTCCGGCGCTCGTTGAGCCGAAGCTGCCGGGTGACTTGCCAAAGCCAACGCACACAAACCACCGAAAGTACGAGCAGGAACGGCAAGCCATATTCCGCGGCAATCTGCAGATAGATGTTGTGGGGATGCGCCGCCTCACCGTTGAACTGGTGCGCGTAATGCATCGGCCCAACCCCCAGCCAGGGATGCGCCGCCACCATGTCCAGGGCAATGCGCCAGAGGTAGAGCCGAGCTTCGACGCTGCCTCGTTCGCCCAACTCCCGGAACACCGGCAGTTCATCCATACCCAGACCCCAGGGCAGCAGCTTGATCAGCAGCAGGTACAGCACAGCTCCGGCGATGAAAGCGATCACCAAACGCCTGGCGTAGGCGAGCCCCGATGGGCCGAAAAACAGCAAGGTTATCGAGGCGCTGACGATCAAGGCCAATACCGTGGCGCGCCCCAGCAGCAGCAGCAGGAAAAATGCGTTGGCGACCAAGGAAAACCAAGCCAAGCGCCGCCACCAGCCGCGAACCTCTGGCAAACCCAGCAATCCGATCAGCAGCGGGATCAGGAGTGTCTGCACATGGTTGAGGAAGCGGGGATTCACGTAACCGGCAAACACCCGCCAGTAGTCGAGCGTGTGCTCAAGTACGATACCCAGCACCAGCAACAGCAGCTCCAGACCCGCATAAAGAGCCACGCCGCTTAGCAGCAGCCCCACAAGCACCTGGGCGCGACTTGGTGTACCCCAGCTCCGGAGGTGGCCCAGGCTGTAGGCCCCAATGGCCAACGACAGGGTTAAGCACCACTCACGAACCGCCACCGGCGGTCGCTCGCTGCCGAGCGCCGATGCCCCCCCCAAGAGGACTAGAACCACAATCAGGGCACCCGCTCGCCCCACACCCCGTTGGGTCCAAGCGACGCCAATCATCAGCGGCATGCACGCCAGCTGCATGAGGCGCACCGCATCATGTGCCAGCCCGTCCACCCAGGGCAGCACTGGCGCATAGCCAACCAGCAAGCAAACGGCGCAGAGCAGCAGGGCGGGCGGGAGATATCGCACAGCGGAGGCAGAAAGAAACAAAAGATGAATAAAGAAAAGGGGCCTCAAAGGCCCCTTAGTCGCCCGC
This genomic stretch from Roseateles sp. DAIF2 harbors:
- the moaC gene encoding cyclic pyranopterin monophosphate synthase MoaC; protein product: MTSPLTHFDAQGQAHMVDVAGKDVTHRVARAAGRIRMQAATLALITAGTAKKGDVLGVARIAAIQAAKRTAELIPLCHPLPITRVSVEFEIDAAAAAVDCIAQVETLGRTGVEMEALTAVQIGLLTIYDMCKAADRGMVMERIRVLEKQGGKSGDWVAAV
- a CDS encoding O-antigen ligase, giving the protein MRPLFFIHLLFLSASAVRYLPPALLLCAVCLLVGYAPVLPWVDGLAHDAVRLMQLACMPLMIGVAWTQRGVGRAGALIVVLVLLGGASALGSERPPVAVREWCLTLSLAIGAYSLGHLRSWGTPSRAQVLVGLLLSGVALYAGLELLLLVLGIVLEHTLDYWRVFAGYVNPRFLNHVQTLLIPLLIGLLGLPEVRGWWRRLAWFSLVANAFFLLLLLGRATVLALIVSASITLLFFGPSGLAYARRLVIAFIAGAVLYLLLIKLLPWGLGMDELPVFRELGERGSVEARLYLWRIALDMVAAHPWLGVGPMHYAHQFNGEAAHPHNIYLQIAAEYGLPFLLVLSVVCVRWLWQVTRQLRLNERRKPDPLALACYVGVVGALVDGGFSGNFVMPLPQLWIVLTVALLQQRLHGMQVEAPVEEERVSSGKRSKVMSIGLLLLLAIQIYVITVSWREFWQPPARITGAIEPEEATHYSPRFWRDGWF
- a CDS encoding PglL family O-oligosaccharyltransferase, yielding MVRFGRGAGDGHSPLWTGFCFGLLLAGLAGLLIGCIQVFAPQFSDGTLIARSGIPGRAVGNLRQPNHLASLLMWSCVAAVWLSAAGKLRRPWMLPALLFALVFGVVLSASRTGMIGVLLLALWGLLDRKLARAQRFALLATPLMLAASWALLAGWAHLGEHTFGAESRLAEGAGSPSRLAILANAWTLLKMHPWTGVGWGEFNLAWTMTPFPDRPTAFFDHTHNIVMQLLVELGWPLGLTVLGLLLWSVWSAFRASQRASGETALMKRCAFMIVLMIGLHSLLEYPLWYAYFLLPTAFALGICLGGDASAAAAAPRRGFFTLPAWLLRGVGALLVAGSLFAVWDYLHVVDIYVPPADAGPLEQRIARGQRSVFFSTQADYAAATSLPPGPAALAAAKRTAHNLIDVRLMMAWAKSLAATGDVDRARYVVARLREFRSKQAEDWLAECEETRAAGMAEPFQCQPPSRDYSYREMR